A single genomic interval of Zingiber officinale cultivar Zhangliang chromosome 4A, Zo_v1.1, whole genome shotgun sequence harbors:
- the LOC121972670 gene encoding IQ domain-containing protein IQM2-like, giving the protein MEMSFSSPRASYEAKDDGIKRSLEVLGAQRFLLEGPVISSSSSPLKKRSVESGLSSSSETSSNHRAAAVELDKVYKCFWTRRRLSDCADEQLCWKLLDFVLLKLSSVSFFDIKEPETAISRWSRARTRAAKVGKGLSKDEKAQKLALQHWLEAIDPRHRYGHNLQFYYECWLQSESMEPFLYWLDVGEGKEVNIQEQCCRSRLQQQCIKYLGPKEREAYEVVIEDGKFLYRQSRQLLDTSDSAKDAKWIFVLSTSKKLYVGQKKKGKFQHSSFLAGGATSAAGQLVVEDGTLKAVWSHSGHYRPTEENFEEFMSFLVENKVDLVDVGVTKSHVSTMS; this is encoded by the exons ATGGAAATGTCATTCTCGAGTCCTAGAGCTAGCTATGAAGCTAAGGATGATGGCATTAAGAGGTCCCTCGAGGTTTTAGGCGCTCAAAGGTTTTTGCTTGAAGGTCCTgtgatctcttcttcttctagtcCTTTGAAGAAGAGATCAGTCGAATCGGGCCTGAGTTCTTCTAGTGAGACGAGCTCCAACCACCGAGCTGCTGCAGTGGAACTAGATAAGGTCTACAAGTGCTTTTGGACTCGAAGAAGGCTTTCAGATTGTGCCGATGAACAGCTTTG TTGGAAGTTGTTGGATTTTGTGTTGCTCAAGCTAAGTTCAGTGTCGTTTTTCGATATCAAGGAACCAGAAACAGCAATCTCTCGATGGTCCCGGGCAAGAACCAGGGCTGCTAAG gTTGGCAAAGGTTTGTCCAAGGATGAGAAAGCTCAGAAACTCGCCTTGCAGCATTGGCTAGAAGCA ATCGATCCCCGACATCGGTATGGCCACAATCTCCAATTCTACTATGAGTGCTGGCTTCAGTCTGAGAGCATGGAGCCATTCTTGTATTG GCTTGATGTTGGAGAAGGAAAGGAGGTTAATATCCAAGAACAATGCTGTCGGTCGAGGCTTCAACAGCAGTGCATCAAGTATCTTGGCCCT AAAGAAAGGGAGGCTTATGAAGTTGTGATTGAGGATGGAAAGTTCTTATACAGACAGAGCAGGCAATTGCTGGACACATCTGATAGTGCTAAAGATGCTAAATGGATTTTTGTATTGAGCACATCAAAGAAATTATATGTTGGCCAG AAGAAAAAGGGCAAATTTCAGCATTCCAGTTTCCTTGCTGGAGGAGCTACATCTGCTGCTGGTCAATTAGTTGTAGAAGATGGAACTCTCAAG GCTGTGTGGAGTCATAGTGGGCACTACCGACCGACGGAAGAGAACTTCGAAGAGTTCATGAGTTTTCTTGTGGAGAATAAGGTTGATCTTGTCGATGTTGGGGTGACCAAGTCACATGTATCTACTATGAGCTAA